A portion of the Trachemys scripta elegans isolate TJP31775 chromosome 9, CAS_Tse_1.0, whole genome shotgun sequence genome contains these proteins:
- the MB21D2 gene encoding protein MB21D2 isoform X1, whose translation MVQKLDQKLPVANEYLLLSGGVREGVVDLDLDELNVYARGTDYDMDFTLLVPALKLHDRNQPVTLDMRHSALCHSWLSLRLFDEGTISKWKDCCTIVDHINGATNYFFSPTKVADWFYDSISIVLSEIQKKPQRGMPKVEKVEKNGTIISIILGVGSSRMLYDIVPVVSFKGWPAVAQSWLMENHFWDGKITEEEVISGFYLVPACSYKGKKDNEWRLSFARSEVQLKKCISSSLMQAYQACKAIIIKLLSRPKAISPYHLRSMMLWACDRLPANYLAQEDYAAHFLLGLIDDLQHCLVNKMCPNYFIPQCNMLEHLSEETVMLHARKLSSVRSDPAEHLRTAIEHVKAANRLTLELQRRGSTSSIPSPQSDGGDPNQPDDRLAKKLQQLVTENPGKSISVFINPDDVTRPHFRIDDKFF comes from the coding sequence ATGGTGCAGAAGTTGGACCAAAAGCTCCCAGTAGCCAACGAGTATCTGCTCCTTTCAGGCGGGGTCCGGGAAGGTGTGGTGGATCTCGATCTCGACGAATTAAACGTTTACGCTCGAGGAACGGACTACGACATGGACTTCACCCTCCTGGTGCCAGCGCTGAAACTGCACGACCGAAACCAGCCGGTCACGCTGGACATGCGCCACTCAGCTCTGTGCCATTCGTGGCTCAGCCTTCGGCTGTTCGACGAAGGGACTataagtaaatggaaagactgctGCACAATTGTGGACCATATTAACGGGGCTACCAATTATTTCTTCTCTCCGACGAAAGTGGCGGACTGGTTCTATGACTCCATTAGCATCGTTCTGTCCGAGATCCAGAAGAAGCCGCAGCGAGGGATGCCCAAAGTAGAAAAGGTGGAAAAGAACGGAACGATCATCTCCATCATCTTGGGAGTGGGCAGCAGCCGCATGCTGTATGATATTGTCCCCGTGGTGTCTTTCAAAGGGTGGCCAGCGGTGGCCCAGAGCTGGCTGATGGAGAACCACTTCTGGGATGGGAAGATCACAGAGGAGGAAGTCATTAGTGGGTTTTACTTAGTGCCTGCCTGTTCCTACAAAGGCAAGAAGGACAATGAGTGGAGGCTGTCGTTCGCCAGAAGCGaagtgcagctgaagaagtgCATCTCCAGCAGCCTGATGCAAGCCTACCAGGCCTGCAAAGCGATCATCATCAAGCTACTCTCCCGCCCCAAAGCCATTAGTCCATATCACCTGCGGAGCATGATGCTGTGGGCTTGCGACCGGCTACCAGCCAACTACTTGGCTCAAGAGGAttatgctgcccacttcttactGGGCCTCATTGACGATCTGCAACATTGCTTGGTCAATAAGATGTGCCCCAATTACTTCATCCCCCAGTGCAACATGTTGGAGCACCTGTCCGAAGAGACGGTCATGCTGCACGCCCGGAAGCTGTCCTCGGTCCGCTCGGATCCTGCAGAGCACCTCCGAACTGCCATTGAGCACGTCAAAGCTGCTAACCGGCTAACTCTGGAGCTCCAAAGACGAGGCAGCACTAGCAGCATCCCCTCCCCGCAGTCAGACGGAGGGGACCCCAACCAGCCTGACGACCGATTAGCCAAAAAACTGCAACAGCTGGTGACGGAGAACCCGGGGAAATCCATCTCCGTCTTTATCAACCCGGACGACGTCACGAGGCCCCACTTCCGAATCGACGACAAATTTTTCTGA